From the Meleagris gallopavo isolate NT-WF06-2002-E0010 breed Aviagen turkey brand Nicholas breeding stock chromosome 17, Turkey_5.1, whole genome shotgun sequence genome, one window contains:
- the P2RX6 gene encoding P2X purinoceptor 6, which translates to MATSGGGGAALCGELLDYKTEKFALTRNRRVGLLHRLLQLAVLGYVLGWVFVVRRGYQDTDAAPHVSVVTKLKGVSVSRAEDARRRLWDAADFSRPPQGENVLFLVTNFIVTDKQVQGTCPESPSVLDGICRGDVDCPIGNPVVHGNGIKTGKCVMYNSTHSTCEIFGWCPVENDTLPRKPLLAEAENFTLFIKNTVNFTKFNFSKGNTLQTNDPTYFKTCIYDPFFSPSCPVFRIRDMVEAAGETFGSLALLGGSISVRIEWDCDLDQPAARCQPRYSFILLDRRYNFRTASYYWDSQQQHYRSLLKLYGIRFDISVHGQAGKFGIIPAAVSFGTGIAFFGTATMVCDLVLLYLDAKADFYWKEKFEEAKPPKGKKEAAAEAERAGQDLGDAQQCTLE; encoded by the exons ATGGCGACGTCGGGCGGCGGAGGCGCAGCGCTGTGCGGGGAGCTGCTGGATTACAAGACCGAGAAGTTCGCGTTGACGAGGAACCGGCGCGTGGGGCTGCTGCACCGCCTGCTGCAGCTCGCCGTGCTGGGCTACGTGCTGGG GTGGGTGTTCGTGGTGCGGAGGGGTTACCAGGACACCGATGCCGCTCCCCACGTCTCGGTCGTCACTAAGCTGAAGGGAGTGTCCGTCAGCCGGGCGGAGGACGCGAGGAGACGGCTCTGGGATGCGGCGGATTTCTCGAGGCCCCCGCAG GGAGAAAACGTGCTTTTTTTGGTGACCAACTTCATTGTGACGGACAAGCAGGTTCAGGGCACCTGTCCCGAG AGCCCCTCTGTGCTGGATGGGATCTGCAGGGGAGATGTGGACTGTCCTATTGGAAACCCAGTGGTTCATGGCAACG GGATTAAGACTGGGAAATGTGTGATGTACAACAGCACCCATTCCACCTGTGAGATCTTTGGCTGGTGCCCCGTGGAGAATGACACCCTGCCCAG GAAACCTCTTCTGGCTGAGGCAGAGAATTTCActctttttataaaaaatactGTCAACTTCACCAAATTTAACTTCTCCAA GGGCAACACATTGCAGACCAACGACCCCACCTATTTCAAGACCTGCATCTACGATCCCTTTTTCAGCCCTTCCTGCCCTGTGTTCCGTATCCGTGACATGGTGGAAGCAGCTGGGGAGACCTTTGGGTCCCTCGCACTGCTg GGAGGAAGCATCAGCGTGCGCATTGAGTGGGACTGTGACCTGGACCAGCCTGCTGCCCGCTGCCAGCCACGCTATTCCTTCATCCTGCTGGACAGGAGGTACAACTTCag AACGGCTTCCTACTACTGGgactcacagcagcagcactaccGGAGCCTGCTGAAGCTCTATGGCATCCGCTTTGACATCTCTGTGCACGGCCAG GCTGGGAAGTTCGGCATaattcctgctgctgttagcTTCGGCACCGGCATTGCGTTCTTCGGAACC GCCACCATGGTCTGTGACCTGGTTCTGCTCTACCTGGATGCGAAGGCTGACTTCTATTGGAAAGAGAAGTTTGAGGAG GCAAAACCTCCCAAAGgtaagaaagaagcagcagctgaggcagagAGGGCTGG
- the LRRC74B gene encoding leucine-rich repeat-containing protein 74B, whose product MGSRGAKALALSLMANTSVVSLDLGDNWLLGEGAAAIAEMLKENHSISAVDLSDNKMGTEGAKAISAMLLENTTVVVLQLSGNEFDDHAAKYLADAITANSKVEVLDLSYNKFGEKAGEVLGGAIAENIGLKELKISWNHFHSEGAVALAKGVGANVFLKVLDVSYNGFGNSGAAALGDALRANNVLEELNVR is encoded by the exons ATGGGCTCTCGG GGTGCCAAGGCGTTGGCTCTTTCCTTGATGGCCAACACCTCTGTCGTCTCGTTAGACCTGGGTGACAATTGGCTGCTGGGAGAAGGAGCAGCTGCAattgcagaaatgctgaaagaaaaccaCTCCATTTCAG ctgTCGATTTATCTGACAACAAAATGGGCACTGAAGGAGCTAAGGCCATTTCTGCTATGCTTCTAGAAAATACTACAGTTGTGGTCCTCCAGCTCTCTGGAAATGAGTTTGATGACCATGCAGCCAAGTATTTAGCAGATGCCAtcacagcaaacagcaaagtGGAAGTTCTGGATCTGAGTTACAACAAGTTTGGTGAGAAAGCAG GTGAAGTTCTTGGAGGGGCAATAGCAGAAAACATCGGATTAAAGGAACTGAAAATCAGCTGGAACCATTTCCACAGTGAGGGAGCAGTTGCTTTGGCCAAAGGCGTGGGG GCAAACGTGTTCCTCAAGGTGCTGGATGTTTCCTACAATGGCTTTGGCAACAGTGGAGCAGCTGCCTTGGGAGATGCTCTCCGAGCCAACAACGTGCTGGAAGAGCTCAATGTAAGGTGA
- the LOC100546974 gene encoding caspase recruitment domain-containing protein 8-like, whose translation MAETTVSSTFSILVKSLLGKIISVPVSLDDTVLDLKMKLFALESDFYPSQARLIHDGWQLVDELTLRHYNITSNSIVHHILRLRGGGSAPLKGKEDVSATGGQLPVVQQQGGLPGIASRIKIPSGSAGVTSIIEMKSYLAGITSTGAEEIQKWPQSDVPAEERSCHCVRQELQEVKPEIDSYVLKEENIYKACLPGPGIFQCSETGLAFEVQSAASIVYRYASWSTHLKEADQNVWVPAGPLFNIWALPGTVRAVHLPHFICLSDADISGCSIAHFEFQKMTIQQPTEVMAFSAVLENPSFSLVGVVWRKLRSAISLPMHSLVLIFHQLSAANTTLHLYLIPDDISVKKAIERQEMSWNSKLIPKPPPFSPLFFGNRYQVSSNAQVKITPGTHLPFCYKSPKDQQLFVEIYIRNMAEEIEFFITDGQNDTEVWRASLRSGDFSHSRNDSKTPSGAAFLKKHKTELCSRMGQLSSILLNLRVGDVINSEEEEEVQAQNTKQKKNQFLLDLVERKGPNAQQKLFQVLRTKDPFLVEHLENN comes from the exons atggCTGAGACCACAGTCAGCTCCACATTCTCCATCCTTGTGAAGTCTTTGttaggaaaaattatttctgtgccGGTGTCTTTGGATGACACAGTGCTGGACCTAAAGATGAAGTTATTTGCACTGGAGAGTGATTTCTACCCTTCTCAGGCACGACTGATTCATGATGGCTGGCAGTTGGTGGACGAACTAACTCTCAGACATTACAACATTACCTCCAACAGCATTGTACACCACATTCTTAGGT TGCGAGGTGGTGGTTCAGCTCCCTTAAAGGGCAAGGAAGATGTCTCAG CCACAGGCGGTCAACTACCAGTGGTGCAACAACAGGGTGGTTTACCAGGAATTGCCTCAAGGATAAAAATACCAAGCGGTTCAGCAGGTGTCACTTCGATTATAGAAATGAAGAGCTATCTGGCAGGCATCACCTCCACAGGTGCAGAG GAAATCCAGAAATGGCCACAGTCAGATGTTCCAGCAGAGGAGAGAAGCTGTCACTGTGTGAGGCAG GAACTTCAAGAAGTGAAGCCGGAGATAGATTCATACgttttgaaggaagaaaacatataCAA AGCTTGTCTCCCTGGACCAGGCATCTTCCAGTGCTCTGAGACAGGCCTTGCCTTTGAGGTGCAGTCAGCAGCCAGCATTGTGTACAGATATGCCTCCTGGAGCACGCATCTGAAAGAGGCTGACCAGAATGTGTGGGTACCTGCTGGGCCTCTTTTCAACATCTGGGCGCTGCCTGGAACCGTGCGAGCTGTGCATCTCCCCCACTTCATTTGTCTGTCAG ATGCAGACATCAGTGGATGCTCTATTGCCCATTTTGAATTCCAGAAGATGACCATACAGCAACCAACAGAAGTGATGGCCTTCTCCGCTGTCCTGGAGAATCCCAGCTTCTCTCTTGTTGGGGTGGTTTGGAGAAAGTTACGTTCAGCCATTTCTCTCCCTATGCACTCCTTAGTGCTGATCTTCCATCAGCTCTCCGCTGCAAATACAACCCTGCATCTCTACCTGATCCCAGATGACATCTCGGTGAAGAAG GCCATTGAAAGACAAGAGATGAGCTGGAACTCAAAGCTTATTCCCAAGCCTCCTCCATTCAGCCCTCTGTTCTTTGGCAACAGATATCAGGTGTCCAGTAACGCTCAAGTGAAGATTACACCTGGA ACACACTTGCCATTCTGCTACAAGAGTCCAAAGGACCAACAGCTCTTTGTTGAGATCTACATCAGGAATATGGCAGAGGAAATTGAATTCTTTATTACAGACGGACAGAATGACACCGAGGTCTGGAGGGCATCACTGAGATCAG gTGATTTTAGTCATTCTAGAAATGACTCCAAGACCCCTTCAG GTGCAGCCTTCCTGAAGAAGCACAAGACAGAGCTTTGTTCCAGGATGGGGCAGCTCTCCTCCATTCTACTAAATTTAAGGGTTGGAGATGTAATCAACagtgaagaagaagaggaggtgCAAGCTCAAAATACTAAACAAAAGAAGAATCAATTTCTGCTGGACCTAGTTGAGAGAAAAGGGCCCAATGCCCAACAAAAGCTCTTTCAGGTCCTCCGGACAAAAGACCCATTCCTTGTTGAACACCTGGAGAACAACTAA